From a region of the Parabacteroides sp. FAFU027 genome:
- a CDS encoding oligogalacturonate lyase family protein, which yields MNKNTFLRLMLLAFISSPVNLAAQTVMQTGGHKMPNAWIDKETHHKVIRLTQREGNSASFYFHNNPFISGKGNEGDRMVFYGNDAYKADGMGQNLFTVNLKTLEIKQLTGSTTYKRGEIVDQRSHNIYYQVEDSVFSTNADSQQTELVFVFPSDFKGGITTLNADETLLGGVSSSEAEKEIVKAYPEKKDFFNRIYEARLPRTLFAINLKTKQLTRLFTDNAWLNHVQFSPADPKVMMFCHEGPWQKVDRIWTINTDTQKVGLIHKRSMKDEIAGHEWFGQDGKTIWYDLQLPRGKDFYVGGTNLKTGKEVKYRLTRDQWSVHYTTSPDQKLFAGDGGDTVSVANAKNGKWIYLFTPEGNHFKAERLVNMKFHKYKLEPNIHFSPDMKWVIFRANFEGFESVYAVEIAKSKADK from the coding sequence ATGAACAAAAACACATTCCTCAGGCTAATGCTTTTAGCCTTTATCAGCTCACCGGTAAATCTGGCAGCTCAAACCGTAATGCAGACAGGCGGTCATAAAATGCCCAACGCCTGGATAGACAAAGAGACCCATCACAAAGTCATTCGACTGACGCAACGTGAAGGCAACAGTGCAAGCTTCTATTTTCACAACAATCCGTTTATTTCCGGAAAAGGCAATGAAGGCGATCGTATGGTATTTTACGGAAATGACGCCTACAAAGCAGACGGCATGGGACAGAATTTATTCACGGTTAACCTGAAAACGCTGGAGATAAAACAACTCACCGGCAGTACAACATACAAAAGAGGGGAAATCGTGGACCAACGCTCTCACAACATCTACTACCAGGTCGAAGACAGCGTTTTCAGCACAAATGCAGACTCACAACAGACAGAACTCGTATTTGTATTCCCATCCGACTTCAAAGGAGGAATCACCACGTTAAATGCAGATGAAACGTTGCTGGGCGGAGTCAGCTCTTCCGAAGCGGAAAAAGAGATCGTGAAAGCCTACCCGGAAAAGAAAGATTTTTTCAACAGAATATATGAAGCTCGCTTGCCGAGAACTCTATTCGCCATCAATCTCAAAACAAAACAACTTACGCGACTCTTTACCGATAATGCATGGCTCAATCACGTGCAGTTTTCACCGGCAGATCCCAAAGTGATGATGTTCTGCCATGAAGGACCGTGGCAAAAGGTGGACAGAATCTGGACAATCAATACGGACACCCAGAAAGTCGGACTTATCCATAAAAGAAGCATGAAAGATGAAATTGCCGGCCACGAATGGTTTGGTCAGGATGGAAAGACGATCTGGTACGACCTGCAATTACCTCGCGGAAAGGATTTCTATGTAGGAGGGACAAATCTGAAAACGGGGAAAGAGGTGAAATACCGACTGACCCGCGATCAATGGAGCGTACATTACACAACGTCTCCTGACCAGAAACTATTTGCCGGTGACGGTGGCGATACCGTGTCGGTAGCCAATGCGAAAAACGGAAAGTGGATTTACCTCTTCACTCCGGAAGGGAATCACTTCAAAGCGGAACGGTTAGTCAACATGAAGTTCCATAAATACAAGCTGGAACCCAATATCCATTTTTCACCGGACATGAAATGGGTTATCTTCCGGGCT
- a CDS encoding NUDIX hydrolase, whose translation MSTNPGFFPHLSVDCVLLGYDGEKLNVLLVEYGSELDTEKFNSQKLPGSVIYDNEDVDDAAERVLYELTGIKNIYMKQFKCFANPDRTKNPRDKYWLENAIRQKIGRIITVGYLALLRIDKKGPQLSKEHNATWCPLDELQSLAFDHNLIIEDAVKQVRKEIEMEPAVLFELLPRKFTALELRTLFDMVHGVKADVRNFHKKIAAMEYVVPLEERQSNVSHRAARYYRFDKKIYNKIHG comes from the coding sequence GTGAGTACAAATCCCGGCTTCTTTCCGCATTTATCTGTTGACTGTGTCCTGTTAGGTTACGACGGAGAAAAACTTAACGTGCTATTAGTAGAATATGGTAGCGAACTGGATACGGAGAAATTCAACAGCCAGAAGCTGCCGGGAAGTGTTATTTACGATAACGAAGATGTGGATGATGCGGCAGAACGGGTTTTGTATGAACTGACCGGCATCAAAAACATTTACATGAAACAGTTTAAATGTTTTGCCAACCCAGATCGTACTAAAAATCCACGTGATAAATACTGGCTGGAGAATGCCATCCGGCAAAAGATTGGCCGGATTATTACGGTCGGTTACCTGGCATTGCTGCGCATTGATAAGAAAGGACCGCAACTCTCCAAAGAGCATAATGCGACTTGGTGTCCGCTTGATGAGTTGCAATCCCTTGCCTTTGACCATAATCTGATTATCGAGGATGCGGTGAAGCAGGTGCGCAAAGAGATTGAGATGGAGCCTGCGGTATTGTTTGAGCTTTTACCTAGAAAATTTACAGCACTTGAGCTTCGTACTCTTTTCGATATGGTACACGGTGTGAAAGCCGATGTGCGCAATTTCCACAAAAAGATAGCAGCGATGGAGTATGTCGTTCCATTGGAAGAGCGACAGAGCAATGTATCGCACCGTGCGGCACGCTATTATCGCTTCGATAAGAAGATTTATAATAAGATACACGGGTAA
- a CDS encoding xylulokinase: MYLLGVDIGSSSVKASLVNAETGKCVATDFSPKVEMEIMAVKAGWAEQSPEAWWANMKNAIQSIMSKSGVSGNEIKAIGISYQMHGLVLVDKNKEVLRPSIIWCDSRAVPYGEKAFKAIGEEQCLSHLLNSPGNFTASKLAWVKENEPELFAKIYKIMLPGDYIAMRLTGEITTTVSGLSEGMFWDFKTNSVSEDVMKYYGFDASVIPTILPTFADQGKVTADIAAELGLAAGIPVTYRAGDQPNNALSLNVFNPGEIAATAGTSGVVYGVNGHVNYDPQSRVNTFAHVNHTADTTRLGVLLCVNGTGILNSWMKKNVAPEGISYNEMNELAEAVAIGSNGISILPFGNGAERMLNNKEVGCSVHGINFNKHGKAHLLRAAQEGIVFSFAYGMEVMQGMGIDTRVIRAGFANMFMSPIFRDTLAGVTGATIELFDTDGSVGAAKGAGIGAGIYKSNVEAFASLEKLKVIEPNKAQEEAYKAAYELWKSKL, encoded by the coding sequence ATGTATTTATTAGGAGTTGACATTGGTAGTTCATCGGTAAAGGCTTCGCTGGTTAATGCAGAGACCGGCAAATGTGTGGCCACCGACTTTTCACCGAAAGTAGAGATGGAAATCATGGCTGTAAAAGCGGGTTGGGCAGAACAAAGCCCTGAAGCCTGGTGGGCCAATATGAAAAATGCCATCCAGTCGATCATGTCCAAATCGGGCGTATCGGGCAATGAAATCAAAGCCATCGGTATCTCTTACCAGATGCACGGCCTGGTGTTGGTGGACAAAAACAAAGAGGTGCTCCGTCCGTCTATCATCTGGTGTGACAGCCGCGCCGTACCTTACGGTGAAAAGGCTTTCAAAGCCATCGGAGAAGAACAATGCCTTTCTCACCTGCTCAACTCTCCGGGTAACTTTACCGCATCCAAACTGGCCTGGGTAAAGGAAAACGAACCCGAACTCTTCGCTAAAATCTACAAAATCATGCTTCCGGGCGACTACATCGCCATGAGACTGACCGGTGAAATCACCACTACCGTTTCCGGATTGTCGGAAGGTATGTTCTGGGATTTCAAAACGAATTCAGTTTCGGAAGATGTGATGAAATACTACGGATTTGACGCTTCTGTCATCCCGACTATCCTGCCTACGTTTGCTGATCAGGGTAAAGTAACAGCTGATATTGCTGCCGAACTGGGACTGGCTGCCGGAATTCCCGTTACTTATCGTGCCGGAGACCAACCGAATAACGCACTCTCACTTAATGTGTTCAATCCGGGTGAGATTGCCGCAACAGCTGGTACGTCAGGGGTTGTATATGGTGTAAACGGCCACGTGAATTATGATCCGCAATCACGCGTAAATACATTTGCTCATGTTAATCACACTGCTGATACTACCCGTTTGGGCGTATTACTTTGTGTAAATGGTACCGGTATCCTGAATTCATGGATGAAGAAGAACGTTGCGCCGGAAGGGATCTCGTACAATGAGATGAACGAGCTGGCAGAAGCTGTGGCAATCGGATCAAACGGTATCTCTATCCTGCCTTTCGGTAATGGTGCTGAGCGCATGCTCAACAATAAAGAGGTGGGCTGCTCGGTGCATGGCATCAACTTCAACAAACACGGTAAAGCTCACCTGTTGCGTGCGGCTCAGGAGGGTATCGTATTCTCCTTCGCTTACGGTATGGAGGTGATGCAGGGCATGGGTATTGATACCCGTGTCATTCGCGCCGGTTTCGCCAACATGTTTATGAGCCCGATCTTCCGTGATACACTGGCTGGTGTTACCGGAGCTACCATTGAGTTGTTTGATACAGACGGTTCTGTAGGTGCGGCTAAAGGTGCAGGTATCGGTGCCGGAATCTACAAATCAAACGTTGAGGCCTTTGCATCACTCGAGAAACTGAAAGTAATCGAACCCAATAAAGCTCAGGAAGAAGCTTATAAGGCGGCTTATGAGTTGTGGAAAAGCAAGCTTTAA